The following are from one region of the Syngnathus acus chromosome 10, fSynAcu1.2, whole genome shotgun sequence genome:
- the gfpt2 gene encoding glutamine--fructose-6-phosphate aminotransferase [isomerizing] 2: MCGIFAYLNHQVPRTRKEIFETLVKGLQRLEYRGYDSAGIAVDGKTKESSDINGKAICLIKKRGKVKALEEELHKKDSLDLEEELCTHFGLAHTRWATHGEPSALNSHPHRSDNDNEFVVIHNGIITNYKELKAYLIAKGYAFESETDTEVIPKLIKYVYDNREYDSISFSTLVERVIHQLEGAFALVFKSRHFPGEAVVARRGSPLLIGVRSEHELSTQHIPVQYKGALLKEDVQEKNNHNRTGGTINSVGDGRPVEYYFASDASAIIEHTNKVLYLEDDDIAVVRGGKLSIHRMNRQAGEDPVRAIQTLQMELQQIMKGNFDSFMQKEIFEQPESVVNTMRGRICFDSNTVILGGLKDHIKEIKRCRRLIMIGCGTSFHAAVATRQILEELTELPVMVELASDFLDRNTPVFRDDVSFFMSQSGETADTLMALRYCKERGALTVGITNTVGSSICRETDCGVHINAGPEIGVASTKAYTSQFVALTMFGLMMSEDRLSLQKRRLEIINSLRQLPDFIKKVLSLDEKIKIIAEELYQQRSLLVMGRGFNYATCLEGALKIKEITYMHSEGIMAGELKHGPLALIDKHMPVIMIIMKDACYTKCQNALQQVTARSGRPIILCSQDDTEVTTNAYRTIELPRIVDCLQGVLSVIPLQLLSFHLAVLRGYDVDCPRNLAKSVTVE, encoded by the exons ATGTGTG GTATTTTTGCTTACCTGAACCATCAAGTGCCTCGCACCAGGAAGGAGATATTTGAGACACTCGTGAAGGGATTGCAGAGACTTGAGTACAGAGGCTACGATTCAGCAG GCATTGCTGTGGATGGCAAAACCAAGGAAAGCTCTGACATAAATGGCAAAGCCATCTGTTTGAtcaaaaagagaggaaaggtCAAGGCTTTGGAGGAGGAGCTTCACA AGAAAGACTCCCTGGACCTGGAAGAGGAACTGTGTACGCACTTTGGTCTCGCTCACACTCGCTGGGCCACACACGGAGAACCGAGCGCGCTCAACAGCCACCCTCATCGTTCTGACAACGATAATG AATTTGTCGTCATCCACAATGGCATTATCACCAACTACAAGGAGCTGAAGGCCTATCTG ATCGCCAAGGGATATGCGTTTGAGTCTGAGACAGACACGGAGGTGATCCCAAAGTTAATCAAATACGTTTACGACAACCGGGAGTATGACAGCATCAGCTTCTCCACCCTGGTGGAGAGGGTCATTCACCAGCTG GAAGGGGCCTTTGCTCTGGTTTTTAAAAGTCGCCATTTCCCTGGAGAGGCCGTGGTTGCCAG GAGAGGAAGTCCCTTGCTCATTGGCGTACGAAGTGAACACGAGCTGTCAACCCAACATATTCCTGTCCAGTACAAGGGTG CTCTCCTAAAGGAGGACGTCCAGGAAAAGAACAACCATAACCGCACTGGTGGCACTATTAACTCCGTCGGGGATGGCAGGCCTGTGGAGTATTACTTTGCTTCTGACGCAAG CGCCATTATTGAACACACCAACAAGGTGTTGTACCTGGAGGATGATGACATTGCTGTGGTGAGAGGAGGGAAACTTTCTATCCACAGGATGAACCGGCAGGCCGGTGAAGATCCTGTACGCGCCATCCAAACCCTACAAATGGAGCTCCAACAGATAATGAAAG GAAATTTTGATTCTTTCATGCAGAAAGAGATCTTCGAGCAGCCAGAGTCAGTGGTCAACACAATGAGAGGTCGCATTTGTTTTGACTCCAACACTG TCATTCTCGGCGGATTGAAGGACCACATAAAAGAGATCAAACGCTGCAGACGGCTGATCATGATTGGCTGTGGCACTAGTTTCCATGCTGCAGTCGCC ACCAGACAAATCCTGGAGGAACTAACAGAGCTGCCTGTCATGGTGGAGCTGGCAAGTGACTTCCTTGACCGCAATACACCTGTTTTCAGAGACGACGTCAGCTTCTTCATGAGCCAGTCAG GAGAGACAGCAGACACCTTAATGGCTTTGCGTTACTGTAAGGAGAGAGGTGCCTTAACAGTGGGCATAACCAACACCGTGGGAAGCTCCATTTGCAGAGAAACAGACTGTGGAGTCCACATTAATGCTGGGCCTGAGATTGGAGTGGCTAGCACCAAG GCGTACACCAGTCAATTTGTGGCGCTCACCATGTTTGGCCTAATGATGAGTGAGGACAGGCTCTCCCTACAGAAGAGAAGACTGGAGATCATCAACAGCCTCCGACAGCTTCCTG ATTTCATAAAAAAGGTCTTGTCTCTGGATGAGAAAATAAAGATCATTGCTGAAGAGCTGTACCAGCAGAggtctcttcttgtcatgggCCGTGGTTTCAATTATGCCACATGTCTGGAGGGGGCACTG AAAATCAAAGAAATCACCTACATGCACTCAGAGGGCATTATGGCCGGCGAGTTGAAGCACGGACCTCTGGCTCTCATTGACAAACATATGCCAGTCATCATGATCATCATGAAGGATGCCTGCTATACCAAATGTCAAAACGCCCTCCAACAAGTCACTGCCAGATCG GGCAGGCCCATCATCCTGTGTAGCCAGGACGACACAGAGGTGACTACGAATGCTTATCGGACCATCGAGTTGCCACGTATTGTCGACTGTCTGCAGGGCGTCCTCAGTGTCATCCCCCTGCAGCTATTGTCCTTCCACCTGGCAGTTCTGCGAGGATACGAT GTTGACTGCCCCAGAAACCTAGCCAAGTCTGTGACAGTGGAATGA
- the mapk9 gene encoding mitogen-activated protein kinase 9, with protein MSEAESQFYSVQVGDSTFTVLNRYQQLRAIGSGAQGIVCSALDTVLGISVAVKKLCRPFQNQTHAKRAYRELVLLKCVNHKNIIRLINVFTPQKSLEEFQDLYLVMELMDASLCQVIHMDLDHERMSYLLYQILCGIRHLHSAGIIHRDLKPSNIVVKSDCTLKILDFGLARTACTNFMMTPYVVTRYYRAPEVILGMKYKENVDIWSVGCIMGEMVKGSVIFQGTDHIDQWNKVIEVLGTPSMEFMNRLMETVRNYVINKPQYPGVSFAELFPDWAFPSDSEHDKLKTGQARDLLSKMLVIDPECRISVEEALNHPYIHMWYDPAEANAPPPQISDKQLEEREHSIEQWKELIYEEVIDWEERNKNGVMKEDCSDVVSSSASQSSSANDISSMSTEHTVASDTDSSSIDTLTGPLDESQ; from the exons ATGAGTGAGGCCGAGAGTCAGTTCTACAGCGTTCAGGTGGGAGACTCCACCTTTACCGTGCTCAATCGCTACCAGCAGCTCCGAGCCATTGGTTCCGGGGCCCAGGGCATCGTTTG CTCTGCCCTAGATACAGTCTTGGGCATCTCTGTGGCAGTGAAAAAGCTGTGTCGGCCCTTCCAAAACCAGACGCATGCCAAACGTGCATACAGGGAGCTGGTGTTGCTAAAATGCGTCAACCACAAAAAT ATTATCCGTTTGATCAATGTGTTCACACCTCAGAAGTCCCTAGAGGAATTCCAAGATCT ATATTTGGTGATGGAGCTGATGGATGCCAGCCTGTGCCAGGTGATCCACATGGACCTGGACCATGAGAGAATGTCTTACCTGCTTTATCAAATTCTCTGTGGCATCAGACACCTGCACTCTGCTGGTATCATTCACAGG GACTTGAAGCCCAGTAACATTGTGGTGAAGTCAGATTGCACACTGAAGATCTTGGACTTTGGCCTGGCTCGGACGGCGTGCACCAACTTCATGATGACCCCATATGTGGTGACCAGATACTACAGGGCACCGGAGGTCATTCTGGGCATGAAATATAAGGAGAATG TGGACATCTGGTCTGTGGGGTGCATCATGGGGGAGATGGTAAAAGGCAGCGTCATCTTCCAAGGCACCGACC ACATCGATCAGTGGAACAAAGTAATTGAGGTTCTGGGCACGCCGAGTATGGAGTTTATGAACCGTCTGATGGAGACGGTCAGAAACTACGTGATAAACAAGCCACAGTATCCAGGTGTCAGCTTTGCAGAGCTGTTCCCCGACTGGGCCTTTCCCTCGGACTCAGAACATGACAAGCTCAAGA CGGGTCAAGCTCGAGACTTGCTGTCCAAAATGCTGGTCATCGACCCCGAGTGCCGTATCTCCGTGGAGGAAGCCCTCAATCATCCCTACATTCACATGTGGTACGACCCCGCTGAGGCCAACGCG CCTCCTCCCCAAATTTCTGACAAGCAGCTCGAAGAGAGAGAGCACAGCATTGAGCAGTGGAAAG AGCTTATTTACGAAGAAGTGATAGACTGGGAGGAACGGAACAAGAATGGTGTTATGAAAGAGGATTGCTCAG ATGTGGTGTCCAGTTCGGCCTCGCAGTCGTCTTCAGCCAATGACATCTCATCTATGTCCACAGAGCACACGGTGGCCTCGGACACAGACAGTAGCAGCATCGACACGCTCACGGGGCCACTGGATGAGAGTCAGTGA